The region TTTGGCGTGCCCGACGCAGACGCTGCTCTTTCTTGGTCAACATGCTGCAGCTCCTTATTTCTTCTTCGTCTCTTTGATCGTGATCTTCTCGTCCGCGTAGCGGATACCCTTGCCCTTGTAGGGCTCAGGCGGGCGGATCGCACGCACTTCGGCGGCAATCTGGCCGACGCGCTGGCGGTCGGCACCCTTGATCACGATCTCGGTCGGGGTCGGCGTTGCCACGGTGATGCCGGCAGGCATGTCGAGGTTGACCGGGTGGGAGTAGCCAACGGTGAGGTTCAGCTTGGCTCCCTGGGCGGCGGCCTTGTAGCCCACGCCGACGAGCGACAGCTTCTTCTCGAAGCCCTTGGTCACGCCCTGCACCATGTTGTTCACCAGCTGGCGCATCGTGCCGCTCATGGCATTCGCTTCGCGGGAGTCATTGGCCGGCTCGAAGGACAGCTTGCCGTCCTTGCTGGTGACCTTGACGAGCGAGTTCTGGGTCAGGGCGAGCGTGCCGCCCGTACCTTTAACGCTGATCTGGTCTTGCTTGATCTGCACGTCCACGCCTTGCGGCACATCGACGGGCATTTTTCCGATTCGGGACATATCTGTTTCCTTCCCTTAGGCGACGTAGCAAAGAACTTCGCCACCGACACCGGTAGCGCGCGCCTTGCGGTCGGTCATCACGCCCTTGGGCGTCGTGACGATCGCCACGCCCAGTCCGTTCTGGACCTGCGGAATGGCGCCGACACCCTTGTACACGCGCAGGCCGGGACGGCTCACGCGCTCGATACGCTCGATCACCGGACGGCCGGCGTAGTACTTCAGGGCGATTTCGAGCTCGCTTTTGCCGGCTTCGGTCTTGACCTGGAAGCCGTCGATGTAACCCTCGTCCTTCAGGACCTGGGCAATAGCCACCTTCACCTTGGAAGACGGAACCGACACCGTGGCCTTCGCCACCATCTGCGCGTTGCGGATGCGGGTCAGCAGGTCGGCAATGGGATCACTCATGCTCATGTCTGTCTCTCCTGCCTTACCAGCTGGCTTTGATGATGCCCGGGATGTCTCCCGCAAACGCCATCTCGCGAATCTTGGCGCGTGCCAGACCGAATTGCTTGAATGTGCCGCGGGGGCGGCCGGTGATCGCGCAGCGATTGCGCTGACGCGTCGGGTTCGCATTGCGCGGGAGCTTCTGCAGCGCCAGGCGGGCAGCCATGCGCTCTTCTTCGCTCTTCTTCTGGTCGTTGGATGCCGCCTTCAGCTCCGCGTGCTTCTTCGCGTACTTGGCGACCAGTTTGTCTCGCTTGAGCTCACGCTCGATCAAAGCCATTTTTGCCACTGGGAACCTCAGTTCTTGAAGGGGAAACGGAAGCCTGCGAGGAGCGCCTTGCACTCGTCGTCGGACTTGGCCGTGGTGGTGATGCTGATGTTCAGGCCGCGCAGCGCGTCGACCTTGTCGTACTCGATCTCGGGAAAGATGATCTGCTCTTTCACGCCGATGTTGT is a window of Caenimonas aquaedulcis DNA encoding:
- the rpsN gene encoding 30S ribosomal protein S14 — its product is MAKMALIERELKRDKLVAKYAKKHAELKAASNDQKKSEEERMAARLALQKLPRNANPTRQRNRCAITGRPRGTFKQFGLARAKIREMAFAGDIPGIIKASW
- the rplF gene encoding 50S ribosomal protein L6 — protein: MSRIGKMPVDVPQGVDVQIKQDQISVKGTGGTLALTQNSLVKVTSKDGKLSFEPANDSREANAMSGTMRQLVNNMVQGVTKGFEKKLSLVGVGYKAAAQGAKLNLTVGYSHPVNLDMPAGITVATPTPTEIVIKGADRQRVGQIAAEVRAIRPPEPYKGKGIRYADEKITIKETKKK
- the rpsH gene encoding 30S ribosomal protein S8, with product MSMSDPIADLLTRIRNAQMVAKATVSVPSSKVKVAIAQVLKDEGYIDGFQVKTEAGKSELEIALKYYAGRPVIERIERVSRPGLRVYKGVGAIPQVQNGLGVAIVTTPKGVMTDRKARATGVGGEVLCYVA